The Capsicum annuum cultivar UCD-10X-F1 chromosome 3, UCD10Xv1.1, whole genome shotgun sequence genomic sequence gaaacttagctagaaatatatgattccaaaaaatctactttaatactttcacactcccccttaaagtgattttttggaaGCTACCCCAAGCTTGTCGCGGAAGAACTCAAACAAAGCTTTGAACAATGTCTTGGTGAAACTCCTAGCAGTTTTTTCCCAACTCCTTTTTCTCATTTCAATAATGAAGATTCTTCGTCATCGATTTTTCCTTGTTGTGTTTTATGATGTTGAGTTCTCGAACTCTCCCTTTCTATGACCTCCCCCACAACTTGATTACCTGGAGACACACATGGGATGGAAAAATTTAGAGCTCTAGGATTCAAGATTTTAGAACTTACTCTTTCTAAAGCAACTCCATAATATAAGAATATTTTATCAGTAGTAGCCTCCTTATTTGATTCGATGATGATCTGATCATTAATTTTCTGTGAATCCTTAGTATCATAAAAGAATCCACCACTAGATTTCATTTCTAGCTCTTTAATCATATTGTATATCTCTCCATATGAAATTGGGGCTTCATCGTTCATTAGATCTTTAACTTTTTCATCAACTTCCAATATTTGCTCTGAGCCAATGATTGACCTTGATATGATGGATGACTGATCTAAGACTTCAACTTTCACTATATCTCCCTTAATGCTTTCTCCGATAATGTCATCACTGGCATATTGATTTTCAGAAATTGTCTCCTCAGAATCTACTTCAACATCTTTCACGTTTAGACTTTTACGTCCAATTTCAAGATTTGCTGCTTTGATTTCCTCGATAGCAGCTACCACGTCTCCAGTATGAATGTATTCAGTAGCCTCTTGATTCTTATCAGGACCTTCTTGCTCTACATTATGGATTGTATTAGATCTGATCCAATCTCTTTCCAAATTTATTGAAGCCACTGTATTTATTGCTCGACTCTCAGCTTCTAAGCATCGTTCCCAGCCTTcctcttcttcaacaacttttttcatTAGATCCACGTTGCTCTCTGTggcttgaaaatatctcctaatGTGTCCGACTTTACCACACCGATAACACCTAAGAGGCCTTTTACCATAATTGTCATAAAACTCTTCCTTCTTTCCAGGCGAGCTTGAACCACTAGATAATCGAGAGTGAGGCATATCTCTTGTCTTTCCTCTAACATTTCTCTTGTCAGCTACAAGAGcattttcttccctttctttgaCAAATTCACTAGCCAATTGTTTGGCTAGTAACTCCTGTGacaataacaaattgtcaaattCCTCCAAAGATGGTTGTTGAGCCCATCCTTGAATTGATATCACAAAAGGAATATGGTTGTTGAGCCCATCCTTGAATCGATGTCACAAAAGGAATATATTCTGGCTTCAAACCAcgaataatatttcttcttattcATGCTTCAGAGATATCCTCATCTGGAATTAATAAAGAGATCTCAGAACACAAATTTTTAATCCTCAAGACAGACTCGGCAATAGAAAGATTACCTTGATTGGCGTTAGACAAATCATTCTCCAATATCTGTAGCCGGGCTTCATTCTTTTTATTGAATAACTGATCGAGTGTCCTCCAAATATCATGAACTGATTTACACCTTATAATATGGTCAAATAAATGAGAAGATGGACCTCTTCAAAATGAACTCCGCTTTTACATTAATCTGCTTCCACTTCTTGTATGCACTACTATTCTCCGATCCGTCTTTCAGAGGACTTGTGTTACTCCCATTAACATCCCACAAATCCTCCCCACAAGGTATGATTCCGTAAAAGTCTTCCATACCTTGTAATTGGAATGATTCAACAACTCCATTCCCAGTCTATTAACGCGATCACTTAAATTCATTAGGACAAACTAGTTGAATCAACCACAAACCCGATCTTGAAATAAGCTTCAGAAGCCAACGTGTGGctatggctctgataccatgtagatAATAGCAGAAGAAAGGTGTAGTTGAAGAGATCTTCTGCTAGCCCAAGATCGTTAACTAAGATCGGAAGATTCAACTAAGAAAAGGAAGCTAGAAAGGTGAAGGAAGATATTGAATGGAAACTTGGGTATAGAAGAAGGCTAGttgaattgatttgattttggttgGTTACAAATGCCTAGTGTCATcccctatttatacttgtgtaGGGATGATTCTAGATACTACAAATCTAGATTATTCTACCCTATTCTACAAATGTCATCCTCAAATATCTCACAGTACTCTAGAATATCTAGACTTATACTAAGTAAATATCAAAGAGACTATACTATAACTTTATAGATTCTTCTACCAAGAAATACCTAGAAATATAGATATTTCTTCAATTTGATTATCCTAAATACTACACTAGACTATTATAGAAACTTAGCTAGAAATATATGATTctaaaaaatctactttaatattttcacaGTATGAGGTGGAGTTTTGCCAGACGTCAAGTAGATCAAATTAGAGAAAATAGGATGTTGAGATAGATATGTAGGCATACTAGGAGAGACAAAATTTGGAATGAAGAGATAAAGGACAAGGTAAGAGTAGCCACCGTGGTGGGAAAGATAAGAGAGATGTTGCTGAAATGGTTCGAACATGTGAAGAGAAGATATATAGATATCCGAATGAAGAGGTGCGACAGGCTATCTATGGTGGGGTAAGAACAGGGAAGAGGTGACTAGATAAGACATATAGTTGATTCTGTAGCTTACCAATGACATGACACTAGATAGAAAGATACGGTGACACATTAAGATAGAAGATAGTAGGTGTCATTTGTAGATATGGTGACACATTAAGATAGAAGATAGTAGGTGTCATTTGTTGTCGTTACGACTCTattctccattatttttggtATTGACTGCTTCACTATTGTATTTGTTTTGCATACTTGACTTTTGATATGTCCTACTTGAGTCGGAAATCcattggaaacagtctctctacctttGTTAAGGTAAGAGTAGAATTGTGCGCACACTATCCTCCCGTAACCCTACTTATGGAAGTACACTATGTATATTGTTGTATAACAGAACAACTACGTTGGTATACCCATATATGCAAACAACGTTAGAATAATGTAGTATATAAGACatttatacataataaattaaacaACAGATATGCAAAAACTAAAAACTCAGTATTACAAGTAAACAACTTACATTATATCCTCATGGACAAAtgttcaaaagtattaaatatgcataaataatttaactaaaatcCAATAACATATCCTTTCTATCTTGAATCTATAAACACAAAATTTTAGATCCGCCTATCAAGACCTGATGTTGCTAGCCACCACAGGATGTAAACCTGCAAAGCCAAATCTGGATTTGCACCGGTCAGCTGAACTTCCATCATCCTTTCGACTCAGAGAAACttccatttttctccttttctcgcTCAGCGAACTGAACTTTCACGGCTGCCTAATCTGAATAATGCAGCCATGAGTTGTTCACCTCTTGGACCCGGAGCTCTTTTCTTAATCATAGAACAAGCCAGCATTATTTCCGTCTCTTGCTCTGTATCCATCTGCTATTGATTTTCGCTAGCAACCTGATCTGCCGATGTTATAAACAAATCGATCAGTTGGTAGGTGTAATACTCTTCAAACAAGTACACAgtacttaaaatatattttcaagtaaaagcgaacggagggagtagtaagCTAATGACATGACTCACCAATACATAGAAATTGAAGATGAGTTTACCTAGTGACTTGGGCAACAAAGGTGCCATTCTTTCTGTTAGTTTCCAGAGAGTGAAGAACATAAGAAActgattttacatgtttatgaacAAGTGGAACATGAGTTTGATAAGTTTAACAGAGAGATATTGATgaaagcaaaaactacagctttattgcataattaaaattatttataggtTACAATCCTAACTGAAAAAATAACCAACTCCTAAAGATAAGGATAAGGATTAGAAACTAATTTTACTGCTGACTAATATTAACTTCTAAcagataacataaaaatttaactGCTGCAGCTCTTATGCATTTTCTAATACTCCTCCTTGCTTTAAGAGCTGCAAACTCCAAGTTTTTTCCTGAGAAGTTGAAATTTGTTTCCCGGTAAAGGCTTGGTGAAGATATCAACCAGCTGCTCCTCGGTTTTACAATAGAGAAGAATCACATCACTAGTCTTTTGCACTTCCCTTAAGAAGAAAAGCTTGATGTTGAAGTGTTTTGTTTTGGCATGAAATACAGGATTGTGAGAAATTGCAATCGCAGATTGGTTGTCCACAAATACTTCAGTTCCTTTTGTTTGATTCATATGCAAATCAACAAATACTTTCCTCAACCACAGAGCTTGATTCGCTGCTGCTGTTGCAGCCATAAATTCTGCCTCTGCAGTGGATTGAGCCAGAATATCCTGCTTCTTTGAGCACCAAGAAAATATTCTGGAGCCAAGACTAAAGCAATATCCAGATGTGCTCTTCATATCATCCACTGATCCACCCCAATCACTACCAGAATACCCAAGTAGTTTCAGATTTGGATTTTtttgaaacttgacaccataaTTAATGGTTCCTTTGATGTATCTGATTACTCTTTTTGCTGCTTTTAGATGCAGCTCACCAGCACAATGCATGAACctcgataaaatgcttacaacATACAAAATATCGGGTCTTGTAGCTATGAGATACATCAAACAACCGACTAAGCCTCTGAAGTACGTTTCCTCCACTTTCTCTGCTCCATTATTCTTGCTTAGTTTCTCTTTTTGGTTCATAGGAGTTTTCATCTCCTTGCAATCTTCCATGTTGAGCTCCTTCAGAATTTCTTTAGCATATTTCTTCTGACAAATGAAAACTTCATTCTATCCCTGTTTGATTTCCATTCCAAGAAAATAGGACTTTAGACCAAGATCAGTCATCCCGAAGGCTTGCATCATTTCTTGCTTGAAATCTTAAATATTCTTTGTATTGCTCCCTGTAACTAgtacatcatcaacatatatagACATAACAAGAATATCAATGCCATTATGTTTAACATAAAGTGTAGATTTTGATAGACTCTTTTCAAAGCGTAACCCAAGTAAATGATCATCTATTCGACCATACCAGGCCCTTGGtgcttgtttaagtccataaaGCGTCTTCCTTAGCCTGTAAACTTTGTTCTCTTTTCCTTTCGTCACAAAGCCTTCAGTTTGCTCAACATAAATTTCTTCGTGGAGAAAACCATTAAGAAATGCCGATTTGACATCCATCTGATACACTTTCCAGCCCAATTGTGCAGCAAGAGCAAGAAGTAACCTAATCGTGTCAAGCTTAGCCACTGTGCGAATGTATCAAAGTAATCTACACCAAAAATTTGAGCATATCCCTTAGCGACAAGCCTTGCTTTATGCTTGTTGACTGAACCATCAGCATTTAACTTTGTTCTGAAGATCCATTTCAACCCAATTACTTTTTTGTCTTTAGGTTGATCAACAAGCTTCCAAGTCATGTTCTTCTCAATCATAAACAACTCCTCTTTCATTGCAGCCACCCAATTTTCATCATTCTTGTATTCAATGTACCCAACAGGTTCACATACTACCATATTACATCTCTGTATATATCAGTGAGTAGTCGAGTACCTTTAACCGGTGAATGATTCACCACTTTATCTTGCGATGAGAGTGATATTTGCTTTTCAGGAACTTTGGCAAGAAACTTTTCTGCTGAGTCCAAAGagtttaggacaggtttatttgAGTCTTCCCAACACCATTCTTCATTCTCCATAAAATACACATCTCTACTGAAGATTATATTTTCAGTTTGCGGTTGGAAGACTTTATACAGCTTTGAAACTGCACTGTATCCAATAAAAATGCCTGGAACAGATTTCTTATCTAGCTTGTCTCGTTTAACTTGAGGAACATAGGAAAAACAGAGACAACCAAACACTTTAAGGAagtttaattatggtttgaaccCATACCAAGCTTCGAAAGGAGTTCGACCTCTCACCGCCTTTGTGGGAAGCCTGTTTTGGAGAAAAACTGATGTATTTGCTGCTTCTGCCCAAAATTTCTTTGGCAAGTTCTTCTCGTGCATCATGCATCTGGTCATCTCCATTATGTACCTATTTCTTCTTTCACttactccattttgttgaggagtataCGGAGTAGTAAGCTGATGATGAATCCTTGCTTCCTTACATAAAATGTTGAATTGTTGAGAAGTGTATTCCTTTCCATTATCAATTCGTATGGACTGAATTTTACAAGCAGCTTCATTTCGTACTTTTACTTTGAACTTCCAAAAGACATTAGCATCCTCGGACTTACTCTTGAGAAAGTAAATCCAACACATGCGAGTTAGATCATCAACAAAAATGATGTAGTAAAGACTACCTTTTAGTGAGGGAGTCCTTTGAGGTCCTGTTATGTATGAATTAGTTGCAATTTCTTTGATGCTCTCCAAGTTGTTTTTGGAAATGGAAGTCTGCTTTGTTTACCATATTGACAAGCAAGGCAATTTGAAGAATTCACTTCTAAGATAGGTAGGTCCTCGACTATTTCTGCCTTTTGCATTTTAAGCAACCTTTCATAGTGATAATGTCCTAGTCTCTTGTGCCATACTTCTGCAACATTTTCTTTGGCTGAAAAAATCACATGCTCCTCCTCAAATGGATCTAATGAAAAACTTTTGCCTCTCATTATTACTTTAAACATTTCTTGATCTGATGCATCCTTGATTAAGCAATGTTTATCTTCAAAATGTAATTTGAAGCCATTTTCCATCAATTGACCAGCACTAAGTAAGCACTAAGTAAGTTCTGATCTATTTCAGGTACATAAAGCACTTAAGAAATTGTTTTTGTACCAGAGTGACTTGGAATAGCAACCGTTCCTTTTCCTTGTACAGGAATATATTCACCGTTACCTATTCTGACTTTAGTAATGGTCGTAGGCTTCAATTCCTTGAAGAGATCCTTATCATTTTTCATGTGATTAGTACATCCACTATCAATCAACCAACACTCACTTGATGATTTACTTGAAAAACATGTAGCAACAAAGAGTTGATCTTCCTCCTCTCCATCCACGATTTGAGCATCTGCTTCTTGTTGctgatttttgttcttgaaaatgaCCGCTTCATGCCCAAGTTGATTGCATTTACTACACTTAGGTTCAGGCCTTCTCCAACACTTGTATGGTGGATGGTCTTTCTTGTTACAATGCTTACATGGAGGaaaacttttctttttgtttccaGTTTTTCCTGTTGCAGTACCTGCTGGAGTGCTTTCatcattcttcttgttcttcttctttttatttttacctccatcttgaggcttggcaAACAATGCTCCCTCGGTATTTCCTTCATCTCTCATGACCTTTCGTTGTTCTTGAGCTGCAAAGCATTCAACAACTCCGCCAAGGTGATCTTGGATAGATCCTTGGTGTTTTCCAAAGTAGTTATGGTTGCTTCAAATCTTTCCGGCACAGTTACcataattttttcaacaatacgAGAATCATTAAACACGGAACCAAGCAATCTTACTCTATTTGCTATGTTCAGGAGCCTTTCAGAGTAATCTTTTATGGTTTCGGTTTCTTTTATCTTCGGCATCTCGAAATCTCTTATAAGATTCAAAACTTGCATACCTCTGATCCTATCATCCCCTTCATATTCTGACTTGAGATAATCCCATATGTCTTTGGCTGACTTTAGAGATATAATTCGagtgaaaattgaagaagatacTGCTGAAAATAGACAGGcttttgcctttgattttctGGTTTTCTTGTCTTTATGGTTCTTGATCTGGGCCATAGTTGGATTGTCAGGCAATGGAGGAATTTCATAATCCTCTTCAACTGCCTCCCATATATCCATGACGTCTAGATAAGTTTCCATCCTTACAGCCCCAATATGATAGTTTTCACCTTTAAAAACAGGTGGTGCCATACTTGAAAAACTTGATTCTGCTTTCATGCTTCATAAACTTGCCTTGTTTCAGTTATTACTTAGATGGAAACACCCACAGATCCCTCAATAAAtaagtgctctgataccaattgttagtTTTCAGAGAGTGAAGAACATAAGAAACTGATTTTACATGTTTACGAACAAGTGGAACATGAGTTTGATAAGTTTAACAGAGAGATATTGATGAAAGCAAAAACTACAACTTTATTGcagaattaaaattatttataggtTACAATCCTAACTGAAAAAATAACCAACTCCTAAAGATAAGGATAAGGATTAGAAACCAATTTTACTGCTGACTAATATTAACTTCTAAcagataacataaaaatttaactGCTGCAGCTCTTATGCATTTTTCTAACACTTTCGGTCACACCAGTGTCCTGAGAAGTATTGTTTTCTTTTGAAGAGTTAATAGCACTAGGCGATCCTAGAGTAAACATTTGCACAGTCTTCTTCAATTCATTATCCGCAATCTTCGTGAGTTCATGAAAATCTGAAGAGTTGATTGCACCAGTTGGTCTTGCAGCAGATGAAGAAGTGTCGATTGCAGAAGCATTAGATTCACTGACATAGGAAGCATGATTATTTGGAAGTGAAAGATAAAGTAGGCGGATAGTGTCCACATTATGCAATTGCAGTGCACCAAAATCTGAAAACCACAGAGTGTCTCTCTTTGCATAAAACATAATATATGCTTCCTCTTCCAAAACAAGATCTTCGTGAACCCGAGAAATCTATGACAAACGAAATAATATCAAGTTAGTTGTCATTCAAGAAGCTTGGCAAAATAGACTATCAGTGACATATAACAGAGAATATGATTGCACTATTCTACGTACCGTCGAGTCATCAAATTTGTACCATTCATTGGGTTCAGCACAAATGAAGCTGTAATAGTGTCCCGAACTGGATGTAGACCCGGCGTGCACTATAACTGCATAAAGATCGTACTTCATTTCTTCCTGTCAGAGACaagtaaaaattgaaaataacatCATGTTATTACTaacaaaatataaagtaaatgtACTAACAGATACTCACATTATAGGATTGGATATTTTCGGTGTAAGGAAGCAAGTCCAATTCCAACGGAAATGAAATATGCTTGTCCACCTTTTGCACAATGGAACTGTCATTCTGGAATCGCTTCAAATGAAAGACAGCAACGGAAGGGGCATTGTATAGCATCAGTTGCTTCTCAATTGAGACTTGCTCCTTACATCTTTCACAAGTATACTTGATCTCTGGATCATCAAGTTTCTCAACTCTTGTGAAAGACTCCAACGCTGAA encodes the following:
- the LOC124896545 gene encoding uncharacterized protein LOC124896545, with protein sequence MAPPVFKGENYHIGAVRMETYLDVMDIWEAVEEDYEIPPLPDNPTMAQIKNHKDKKTRKSKAKACLFSAVSSSIFTRIISLKSAKDIWDYLKSEYEGDDRIRGMQVLNLIRDFEMPKIKETETIKDYSERLLNIANRVRLLGSVFNDSRIVEKIMVTVPERFEATITTLENTKDLSKITLAELLNALQLKNNERS